The DNA region AGTACAAAAAACTAAAAACCTTCAATTGGATAATAGAAAACGAACTAGAGAGAGCAGAAATGAAAAAAGCTGAACTGGAAGAAAAACTGACCGAAAAAGAAAACGAACTGCAGGAATTGAAGGACAATCTCCAAgaaaacagagaaataatgaaACGCATGGAATGCGAAATGGAAACTTGGATCGACTTCGATTACGTACAAAAATCCAAGGAATTGGAGAAAAAACtggatgaaaaagaaaaagaactgcAGGAATTGAAGTACAATCTCCAAgaaaacagagaaataatgaaACGCATGGAAATCGAAATCGAATCTCCATACATCGATTACGTAAAAAAATCCATGGAAATGGAGAAAAAACtggctgaaaaagaaaaagaactcCAACAAAAGGATGACTACATAACTCGCATGGAAGCCAATTTGTTCACTTATATGGACAGCAATGCTAAACAATTCCAAGATAAAGAAACAGTCCTGGAtaaaaaaatgacagaaaaagaaaaagacctCAAAGAATACAAAGAACATGTCaaagaaatggaaaatatcaacCAGAAAATGAAAGATGAAGTACAAGCCACTCCCTTATACGATACCTCAGAAGCCGCAACTTTCATCCGAGAAATTCAACGGAAAGCTGATGAACAAATCCAAAAAGCTAAAGAAAAATTGGCCCTCATGGAAGCAGAAGTCGACGCACTCAAGATGGACAACACAGAAAACGTCAAAATATTCGCAGAAATACTGGACCAAATCCTCCCCCACATCAAGGATATGACAGAAACTTTCAACGAAGCCGACGAATGGGTGAAAGCAGCAGCCACAGGACAAGAAAGAGAAGCATGGAGCATCTATGTCGAACCCAAAATAGCCACggaagaaaaattcaaaagtcTCAAGGAACTCTTCACCGAACATTGCAAAAAATTCTGCTTCGTCAGAAACGGAAGAACCCACAATATCAGCGGGGAAATTCAGCTGAAAAAACCACTCAACATCAAAGAACTCAACAAACTCCTGGGACCAAACATCTATCTGAACGGAGGACCGAAGGAACAAGCCACTGAAAAATGGTCCATGGCCGCGAAGTTCAACGACAATGATTATTTCTCGATCTTCTTCACGGATCAAGCCCTCAAAGGCGGAGAAACATCATGTGAAATCAGGAAATAAACGTGTTCcgagtgaaaaaaaattgttctttattaacatttttctccTTTAAACACTGTATATATGTTCATTTGTTCATTTATTTGCtttgaattcaataaaatttgacTTGTTCTGTCTATACTGCCTTTGTTTACCTTTATTCAgacgccattttggatttgaCCTAAATAATATTCgacgccattttggatttgaCCTCACTTGACCCCCCTATCTAGGCGCCTTATACTACTTATGATCTATTGGACCTAAAGACACAAATGTTGTCCAAGGCCAAAAGCAGAGGAATAAGTCTGAGTTGAAGTGGCAACCAATCATTTATGTTGCACAGCCCTTTGGCTACCTCAATTTTCAATCCTACACATTTGTAAGACCAGTTGAATTAAATTTGCATTCTTTTTGCTAGACTTTTTGTTGGTAAGAACtatataaaagaatattaataaTGGAATATTAATTATTCTGTTTATTAGAAAGTGACGAAATCTGCAGATCAAGTCACATTTTTCATAAGTTTTAAAAGTAGAATCAAGTTAAAAGAAGCATGCCAGAGGACCCAGGTTCAAACCCAAGCAGAGGCAACAACTAGCTGTCTCTGTTACATTTGGCACCCATGTTGGGACCTGGGTAATCCCTGGCGGTTAAGAGAAGTCGTCTCCAGAATAAATTTGCCCCACAGGCATTGTCACGACAGCCGTCGTGACTTTTCAGTCAAACACAACAAGATTcgatttttatttacaatttttttatttaagatgaAGACCAAACAAATATACACAATATATACACATCATGAGCAATAAAATTTGAAGTTCTATGTTGTCCCAAGTCTCCAGCACAGGCACGTTAAATAGGTCATCCTGAGCAAATGGACTGGAGATGAGTATGTCTGGCATGGCGTGAGACAGTGGCGGACAGGTATTGCCATGGCGATGGACTGCCAGAAACTGGATAAGGAccttaataaattaaacaataaacataattagggccccgcaaggatttgcgggtgctctatagtaatcactctgtccgtccgtccttctgtccgtccgtccgtctgtcactcttccgtccacaaatttcctgtttttttctaataactttttttatggttgcccaatcaagttcaaatttggtatggtagttcagtaggcagaaatacatattttgatgctaagtttggttctctatgtcttctggtttggagctggggtggtggggtagattcctaactatgcataagaagaatgggcaaagagagataactgctgagaatgaatgggcaaagagagataactgctgagaatgttaccattgtatacatggaaggctgtgcaatatttgtcctttgggattaattaaccttccacaggaagaaaatcctaagctttatctttatctgtcacattgagattaattactgcactgcctgtgtctgcaaatgaactttgttttgaagttaaggtcaattttgaatgatgtgtagtattgtgtacattctttgaaatatggatttgaaatataatattcatattttttttggttaaaataccgtacacaatgatttatgatagttttattgaatagaggcaaagcctaggtatcattgcattggtatcaattctttgtttttttaacaaattttatttcatcccatgttaacccactttatcccgtggatatgactcattggatatttttttgatattccacagttgtgactttacaatgggatttgcctaggcataatgaagtaaaaataatgtagagttttataaacagtgtaaacattgattgcggtgtataaaatatgggataaatagaatctcatgatttgtagtataatatgatttttatccaacttgtgtgttttatcccctcactaaggctcaagaaaaaaacactttaattgttggatgaaaatcatatccaactacaaatcacgagatcctatatattccagttctttacatcttctgccgggcatttatttttcatcattgttaatataaagaggatggaattcaaagtttttttcacttctctatattaattgtcatagcggggcccttcctgactggtcagttttctagtttgaGTTACATTCATATCTGAGTATAAAGCACACACTCTCGCCACATGACCCGCAGGAACACACTCGAGCAAACACCAATGTTTAACAGTTCTACCTCATAAAACCAGTATATCAAACAgtaacaaaaaatacttaatataaaCTCCTCAGTAATGTAGAAAGACTAGGCCATAGTTAAATTACAAAGTATAAAATAGTACAACTTATCCCTAGTAGGAGAAAGGGTTACTCAAACCTTTGCTGCCCATACCTGTCATGTAGAAAACGTGGCCACTGTCTGCCAGGTCTGCATTGTGGCAGTTTAAATAAGGTAATTAAACAATAGAAATAGAACTTACCAATACAGTAGCTGAGTCCCTGTCCAGAGAGGTACTTTACGGGTATAAAAACTAGTAACACAAAAAGGTTTAAGAGGTTACTTACAGGATATTAAtccataaaaatataacaatagaTACTGATTCGTGACAGGCATTGGCACTGTGAAGAGTTAAGGACGACTCTTTCCTAGGAGGGGGGCAGTGAGGTAGAGTcaggtatatggcattcctactagaTCTGGCTACTGGGTTAACTCTATAGCTCGATCGGTTACTAAGAGTGCTGAAATGGCGTGCCAGAGGACCAGAAttcaaaccccagcagaggcaaCATTTGTCTCTGTTACAGATATAGTAAATGGAGTGACTATAATAATCATGTCTACCTCTGACCAATGGGACAGCAAAGTGTAAACTATATTCTGTTTATACAAGCACAACATGTCTTGCATGTATTGACTACTAACTGAGTATTTATTAGGCTTCTTTGTACAACAGATCAGTCGATAAATCTTTTATtcttttactttaaaatcaacCAGTTAGTtggaattttaattaaaaaattattttaaatagttttggTCTATGCAGccaaaataagttttaaataaacaacTGTAAGTCCTCCTTGATAGGagaacatgtaataaaaacttATAAATTGTGGTAAAACAGATATCAAACCCAGTGATACCTTgtcaaaaatgcttaaaattaaatggaaaatctgaaaaaaaaaaattcaatccttgaaatattttgataacctTTCTCATAGTTTCGGGTTATTCCCACCTGAAGTCCAGATAATATTGGTGTGATTATATAATAAGAAAAagaactagatacgacctcgttacgattaacgagtaggtcttccgtccgattttttttagtttaaatgataccatgaaatatcgatacaatcgataaaattacccccccccccccaaatttgaagataaaaaaaaacctaattacgtcaaacatgggcctgacgatgactttttcaaaccgataatgtagagatcaacaactttgattttataatgcataacaacatatttatcgttttcaagttattcgtaatagactttacgagtctcttggtccctaattaaaggggccagcccctttttttagattaaattagatagaacttttgattttctactacttttgttctatatgtcttaacagaatatcaactgataaaaagataccgatcaaaacatatgaaaattttgattcgaaatttgTACCCCATTTTCGTGCCTAcgcgagctccaaggaatagcgccactggtgcaaaacaactaaatagtgcacaactgcaaaccatgctctacctatcctgaaaatttcaaagtcatatctcttatagtttctgagatcagccctgcacaaaattagtcgtaaaaaattacaaaatcgaccgtaaatccggaccggaagtgacgacgacaaaaaattcaaaaacatataaaattcagataatgtcccatcatctgtgaaaataTTGTTGAGATCGGTTAAGTAGTTTtggagaaatcgcgtgcacaaaattccCCACTGTTCAAGCAATTATTAACATTATTTAGACATGGCCTTTCTATTTATGTCCTTTACGTGGCATTAACACACTCTCACGTCTATGAATTAAGTGTTTTTGATGGCACTCTCTGCATGGTTAATGAAATTCGTACGTGCGAACCCAAAGGTGCGTTCCAATCCCACATCAGACAACATTATTCAACTTATTGTCTACCACTCTTAAACGCCACGCACATAACGATTTCTGTAGACGATTGTGCAGGATTTGGTAtcactagatacgacctcgttacgagtaacgagtaggtcttccgtccgattttttttagtttaaatgataccatgaaatatcgatacaattgataaaattaccccccccccccccaaatttgaagataaaaaataaaaaccctaattacgtcaaacatgggcctgacgatgtctttttcaaaccgataatgtagagatcaacaactttgattttataatgcataacaacatatttatcgttttcaagttattcgtaatagaatttacgagtctcttggtccctaattaaaggtgccagcccctttttcttgatttaattggatagaacttttgattttctactacttttgttctatatgtcttaacagattatcaactgataaaaagataccgatcaaaacatataaaaattttgattcaaaatttgcACCCCATTTTCGTGCCTACGCGAGCTCCAAtgaatagcgccactggtgcaaaacaactaaatagtgcacaactgcaaaccatgctctacctatcctgaaaatttcaaagtcatatctcttatagtttctgagatcagtcctgcacaaaattagtcgtaaaaaataacaaaatcgaccgtaaatccggaccggaagtgacgacgacaaaaaattcaaaaacatataaaattcagataatgtcccatcatctgtgaaaataTTGTTGAGATCGGTTAAGTAGTTTtggagaaatcgcgtgcacaaaatttggagagaaaaaataataataaacagtacgaaaacaataaggtcttccgttggaaacggaagaccttaattatttgACAGTTACACTACATGTAGGTACTAGTATTTTACTGTGTTGCAAAAAAGTTTACTGTGACGCTTGTATACAGTAAATCGGCCCACCAATAGATGTGATCAAAGATTAATCAGGATACTTAGTTTGctgaatgaaatattattgccaaataatatgttttatgtcatcattgtatcgttaattctatttttagaaaattctaatttaagttccggtttttattggttatttttagCTAATCTGTCCATCATGTATCTATTTATAAATGCCTGTGCTTGTACCTTGTCATTAGCCAATGAAATGAGAGTATTTCGATCACGTGTAtataacttttgttttaaactcAAGTGTGAGAAAGACGTGTTTCCGTAATCTAAGATATTGATCGCTTTGTAAAGTTTAACCCACCACCATCCCCTTCTAACCGtccaaataattttataatttaaaacagtCATAATAGCTTGTGCCAATATCAGAAATCCATTCTAATGTGTACATTGTGTGCATCATGGTTTTATTAGATTTATGGCAGAACTTTGTATATGCcaccttaattttttacatgtttatattaaggGAGATCACCCTGCCATTGTTGTTTACtatttttggttatattttaCTGGGTGATCTCAATATTTGTTCAGGTGTTTTTTAACTAATAAGGGAGATCCCACAGTACCTGTTTCATAAgtcattttaataagtttaagtATTGACTTTGTCAGGGATCTCCCTGTTTGTGATGTGGTTTATTTGTACAAGTTTTGATTCGTCattaataaatgacattatttcgtCAATGACCATTTAGttgttttttaaggtaaaaaattaacaagctgCAGTTCATACATAGAACGAAagatttaagtctattaatggAATAAGCTTTAATGGTAACTGTTAAGATCAATGCATGGGCATAAAGGACtttatggtcaaatatctgcccccgatttcaaccaatttttaaatagtagcGTTCAAAActcaaatcttcataaatcattgtacagaggatgcctatcacttcaaattttattttagtcATCAATGCTTAtttgctgtttatctatgataTCACAAAAATGACCTAATTcctgcaaatttgcaaacaaataaaaatattcgcatttttgctttatattttgcattcggaagtgtAAAGCGCAGTTCTCAAGTACGAGATtatcatatgtttttcttcagatagttattaTACACATTATTACTAAAAAATAGTACTTGAGGAAGCCTGCGCTCGAtatttcccagtcgaaaaaccatcgaaaaacaccaatattttgctacaaaacatcaatttatcaaaataaggcagtattcatgacgtcatttctacattatgacgtcgcTGTGgggataaccttttacacccttattttcaatatgattttaactatcttttaccttatttttaaaaatttataaaactttgattttgggggcaaaaaatgcataataccgcacatagtccgtTTTTCTGTAAAGAAATCTATAGTATTGAAACCAAATGTTTcctcttattatttttttttaaagatttatacaTTATCCTGTTCCTTGTTGTGGTGGTGATTGCTGTCATCTTTGCATCCCAAAAACTCCTGCTTTATAGACAATCTTCTCATACAGCTGATAGAACAGTCTACCCGGTAGAGGCACCATCGATGAGGTCAGGTCCAAACCAGAGAGTAGGAGGACAGGAAGTGGTATGAGTGTTCTATCACTTTGTCAGATAACTCTGCTGTTTTCAGATTCTTGAAAAAAGATAATGTTATTTAACATAGAGTTTTTATGTTCAAAACAGGTTGacccaatttgtttttattttatcaatagtTTTCAGTAAATGTCAAATATCGTAAGTTTTAGAAACTCCAATATcaattattatctttttttctgatCAATAACAGTAGAAAACATCTTCACgatttaaataatcaaattaaGATTAGATCGTTTGATCATGCAATCACATAAGGTCTCACTTAACACAATAAGTACCATTTTAGATATCCAGTTAGATTCTTGATAGCAAGGTTTGCTAATGGTTCAAATCTTAAATTATTTTGGGTCATTAAGACAATTTAATGCAATCACATGTCACAAGGTAATATGTCCCAAAAacctttttcataaattttcattataatcttAAGCAGCACAAAATCACTGAAAGTTTAGGACTACTAACAAAAACTTGCCAGTGAGCATCTGCCTGACTATATCTAATAGGTCATTCAGTTGTGACAATCTAATGGGTTCCTCTAGATCCTTGTGTAGCATTTTACAAGAAGAAATCGAAAGATaagattttaatcagattgaattTTGGGCAGATTGTTGACTTGATATATAGTTTATAGTTAATTGATCATGTTGAACCTAGTACTTACTATTGATAATATGTGCGCCTTTCAGTCTGGCGCTGAACTTCTTGCAAAAGTTTCTAGCAAAAAAGTGGAGAAAGGGATTGGTGTTATTAGCTTACACTCCTCTACTCAGGAGTTCCATCAGAACCTTTTGAGAGTAGTTCCTAAACCCCATTCTCTGCCTATGCAGGTAATGAAATAGATATTTTACATGTTTGTTGGGTGGATTTTCAatgcttatttttttcaaattaaactgttctttgaaaataattatattttacagacCTATCTGATTGAAAAACAAGAGGATTTACTGAAAATAAAGCCATACAAGGTAACCATTGTTTTTGTGGACTTCAACGAAAGAAACATTATTCTGGAAAATCCTGACACTGAGGGTGGAGATTGTAGGAGACTAACAACAGAGATTTTTCTTTTGAGTAAATGTAAGTCTTCAGTATAACTATCTTGAACTAAGACTGATTCTCAACTTACCGTACCAAACGTATTAGGTGTCTATCTGACCTTCTGTCTATCATCAGGATCTGTAAATTTTTCTGTCTATTCAACTTTTTCTTCAGAACCacaaattttaaccaaacttggcagaAAACATCTATTGATGAAAAGTTGCATTTGTGACAATAGACTTTTGTTACCATATTGTCAAATGCATTTGGAATTAAATTCAATTAGAAAGTATGTGCTTGAAATTAATGAGAGAGTATCCAAGTGTATCCAGAGTCAATACACtctttgtttattcatataAGGTATaacatttttcaatgaaaaaaagaacTATTATAATAAAGAAGATAACTAGAATGATGATGTCTAGTTATCCTGACATACTAAAGGTACAAGAATAAGCATGCTACAATTTGTAATATTGAAATGCAAACATCATGCTGTTGTTTACATGTAAGTTTGAGACCAGTAATAATTAAAGTTGTATTTGAGGCAAGATAGTATAGATAGGGAtgcaaataagaaaaataaattactcATTATTCAAATGAGGCATTGGTCTCTTGTTATTTACTCATTATTCAAGTGAGGTATTTGCCTCTTGTTATTATAATTGCTTTGCTATAGTTAGGTGTTGGCTCACCAAGATGAAGGCAGGGAGAGCTTTTGGTATACCCTTGGTGTTGGGATCCTGTTAATTTTTTGAAGCAGGCTCCTATATAAGTTATTACTGGTTCTAACGTTACCAGACtcgcatggatggtgcatctggGCATACTTAAGGACTAAATAGAATTGGATGCTTAATCTGAGCCATAAacttcagatgctggaggaggtaagTTTTTTGGAGCAGGTTTAAGTATTTGGaacaggtgccctttgatggccGCATATGTAAATTATTACTGGACCAGGTCCTTTCTTCACCAAACATAGTTACGTGGATGGTACATCATATGATACTGATCAACCTGGGGCTtcaatgctgaatctgagccttaggttttggatgcttgaggaaattttgatttttggagAAGGTTAAAGTCTTTGATGTCCATATCTTAGTTATAACTGGTCTTATTTCAGGGAATGTggatggatgatgcatcttgtaATACTAATGCTCTTGACAGGCTTGGATTCCAAATCTTACACAGTTTAGGATGCTGCTGTTAAAGTTTTTCGAGCAGGTCACATATCATGGAAAACTTATTCAAACTTGCATGGTTAATTTATCTATGTGAACGAATTAAAGATTTAGCATAAGATACAGACTGTGATCTTGATTGGTTTAAGATTTTAGAGCAACTCAAAGTGTATTATAATCTTGGAGATGGTTACATATTGAAGTAAATCCTGATTATACCCCATTCAGATGTGGTATTCAGTTTATGATATAAATCTGATCTTGATTATAAAAGATGTTAAGAAAACGTGGTCCTTCAGACTCCTTCCTCAATTCAAAATTGCTTTATAGATGTGATTGttgatatattataatatcttataattataatacatcatattaagttatttaaggaatgaatttaatctAATTTTTAACTATGTTATATGATTTAACATAATTTGGGCAGTTTTGGCTTTTTTAACCACAAAgcgatttataaaaaaaagcgtaaactgtcccaaCTTATGTTATACTTGTATAACatagtttgaaattaaatttattccttatgatttaattttctactactaaaatcagaataaatttacattttccagtgcctttgcctgtgataacactacgtattgattttgtactatataacccataacttcaaatgacgccaaattgaggcgccagtggggtttgcttatttatatttaaacatttaatcgtacgatggcttgaaattatataaatataagtaataaggaatctatCTTAGAAttttatgaggtgataatttcagttggggggtgatcaaatctatcCTAAAGCTCTTCGGGCTTTATTGCCCCAACCaatattatcacctcataatactcaaagaatgattataCCTCATTTGGGTCAGCTCTGTTTTCTTTGATTATAGTGTACATACTAGTGTTTTTTtgtgataaattaaaaaaagcatACATTTGTTTGTTTAGGTGATGTGTTTGTGGTTTACTGCAAAGATAGAGACTCCCAGTCTCTGCCGCCAAATCAACTTTACAACACCAAGCTGCATTCAATTAAACAGCAGCCAATACTGTCCAAACTGAGTAAAGAAAACAGAGTGTTTTCTGTTAATAAAGCTTTACTTCCCCAACAAGCACAGCTTTTGGAGAACTGTTTCAAACTACTGTAAATTTGCTAATTGTGCtgtggattaaaaaaaatataaataataattttgattattgTGATTTTGTgttgtgaatttttttattcatatcatgttgatttttatgatgaaaGTTATTTTTGGATGGAGGACTGCACCAAGTATAAAAGTAGCTTATAATGTTGTGACcaggaaataattttttttatgtaataaataaatatttcccTAAGATCTTATTCATATTGCTTTTGAAacttatgattaattttttccttttctGTAAAGATAGTTTGTGGGTAATCAAAGCTCCATATAGGTTATTATACAATcattaaaagggcatggtcacgattttggtcatattttatttttctgtttttattatttacaatgctttatatatgcatttctaatgatcaagaaaaaaaaattgggtgcccgtcgatgagttttTAGCAAGATAcggggctcacaattcttcgtcatgtaaacaaggctagtgccctgtttttgtttacataggtttaatataccagtaaaaatcttttccaagatgatttgtctgtactcttattcattttaagcataaataaacagttcctaacaatCAACATATTCATTTCAGGTccaaaactggaattttcacttcaacattcaaaatgtaaacataagctttgtttacatagcaagggatggtaagctctgtaactcgcttctgactcaacaaatgacactcaaattttggttgattactaaaaatgccttactgaaacattataaacatttaaagtgaaaaaataatttttgaccaaaatcttgaccatgcccctttaaatgaaTTCTAATTGATACAATTTCTTTAGAAGTTTGATACTTTGAAATAAATGCAGAGAATAAATTGCTGATATGTGCGTATTTTTTTTCCCAACAGTAACTAACTTTTTTGCTTCGAAATGGTCCAAACTTATGGAATATGCTTTTCAAACAGCTTTTCATGTGTTGAGAATTCAGTGACATTGTACAGTTTGGCTTCAAAGCTTCAAACTCATAATTACATAATAAAAGGAAGCTGTATAACAAGTTGCGAGGggtaaaatgtttttgattcgTCCGTCAGTCAGTGACCCCTAACCAAtaatggggccccaagaggggttcaaagtttaacatagatatatttagggaaaatgtttaaaaatcttctttagaACTACAATGCATAAATTTGTGTTATTCATCATCAATATGTTTACTCTATTTAACGCGACATCTGATTGGTTCTAGAAATCACGTGACATGgcaataaaatttcatattccccTGTCATCGTCATATTTTACATCATTTCCTACCCCTTTGAGTTTTCATTCTATGCTTTTGAAAAATTCCGATGATGAGCATACGATGTAATTGAATGATTAATTTCGTTAGAAATCGTTTTAAAATCCTTTTCATATCAGAAACCTGTCATAGAAAGAAACTGGTAAACATTAACTACGTTATTGCTTTACTTGAATTGAAAAACGATTACTTAGAAACCGATGTATTCTAAATTATCACCTGTCGTTCGATATAAATTatgagggaaatatgaagatttattcctcTATGAAAAATCATTTCCCGGGggcaaaacatattttttattggatataaatcttcatatttccgtCACAATTATGCTaagaaatatatgatattgCTATGCAAGCATACTAAGATAGTGTTAAACCCTGACTCCCTTAACAATACTGGGGCCTCGAGAGGGTTCACGGTTCGATATAGAGATGTACGTGTattaggaaaatgttttgaaaaaacaaaccaatactacaatttgtgatattactatgcaagcatatgtaatttttttcaaaccgTGATCCCCCAGGCTAATACTGGAACCCCAAGAGAGTTTAAAGTTCAGTGTATATAAAGA from Crassostrea angulata isolate pt1a10 chromosome 7, ASM2561291v2, whole genome shotgun sequence includes:
- the LOC128193142 gene encoding trichohyalin-like yields the protein MDILQNLIVEKIREKFSNMAEEKKIKEEPKEEEMVQIEPDRQFLGFSFAGKKEKEEKPDFLLKPPRNDGGETYLDILKREKQEDKEFYKMIVIQEKRRLAKNPHLVTGTFGPGTGTKSLYDKIQDLLKDYYYPENEFNRLKLDVILAEKMKEEAEAELQQKIDVETELQITKEELQKVIKENQKATKKIQDLKEEVAEQEKEIEEQEKENDEQDKEIDKLEEEVENLQEKIHKLEKAPPLFFSEEEYKKLKTFNWIIENELERAEMKKAELEEKLTEKENELQELKDNLQENREIMKRMECEMETWIDFDYVQKSKELEKKLDEKEKELQELKYNLQENREIMKRMEIEIESPYIDYVKKSMEMEKKLAEKEKELQQKDDYITRMEANLFTYMDSNAKQFQDKETVLDKKMTEKEKDLKEYKEHVKEMENINQKMKDEVQATPLYDTSEAATFIREIQRKADEQIQKAKEKLALMEAEVDALKMDNTENVKIFAEILDQILPHIKDMTETFNEADEWVKAAATGQEREAWSIYVEPKIATEEKFKSLKELFTEHCKKFCFVRNGRTHNISGEIQLKKPLNIKELNKLLGPNIYLNGGPKEQATEKWSMAAKFNDNDYFSIFFTDQALKGGETSCEIRK